AGTCATTCTCCTTTTATTTGACTAATTCTTCCTGCCGGCCTACTTCTCTTCGGCCTAAAATTGCTCCCCACTTGTTCGTATTCTTCTTGTGTTCTATTCCGCGACATTTTCCATTTCCTACATTGTTAAACCGTGGAACGAATTGCAAGCCTACAACGTTGAAGGCAAATTAAACAAAGAGCCCTTAAACAACTTCATTTTAGATGTAAGAGAAATATATCAAACTTCATAACTTCGCAGCAAATTAAACAAAGAGCCCATAAACGGCCATTGATAACAAGATTTCTTGTTTTACGGTTTCTTCAAGATCAACTGAGCCCCATACTGGGGTTGAAGAGTGAGCACAACTTGAGGAGCATGTGCATAACTCGGCGAAAGCTCCCAAGAAAAGCGCCGTAAGATCAAAGCCAGCGCCATCTTTGCTTCCAGCATAGCAAAATTTTGCCCAATGCAAGTTCGAGGTCCCCAACCAAATGGAAAGAACGAGAGATTGCCTTTTGTAGCCTTTGAAACTCCCTCACTGAATCTTTCTGGATTAAATTCCTTCGCATCATCACCCCACAAGTCTTTGTCCTGCTGCAGCAAGATTGGGGCCACAAAGATGAACATTCCTTCGGGCAGTGATAGTTCGCCTAATTTAGTTTCTTCGGGAATCATTCGAAAAAGATTTGCTGCCGGTGGATATAGCCTTAGAACCTCGTTAAGGATCATGGTAACCTTTAGAAAAATAAACGTAAACAGAAGAATGATTAGTGGAGATTGGATCAACTATCAAAAAAGTGCTAAGATGGGAACATAATTTTGCAAGTTATACTTACAATTTTGAGGTGATTTAATTTACTAATATCAGGTTCATTGTTGTCAAAAACCTGTAGAACCTCATCCCTGGCACGAGCCTGCCAATCAAAATGTTGACTCAATAAAATTAATGTCCAGGCGAGCAATCCTGAGGTTGTCTCTTGTCCAGCCAAATAGAATAGCTTGCACTCCTCGATGACTTCTTCAAGGCTCATGCCGTTCTTATTTCCATGTTGTCGGATCTCATTCAAATTGGATTCCAATAAAATACCCAACAAGTCATCACTTGTAGCTTCACCTGTTTGAATTTCCTTCAGCCTTTCGTTGATAATGCCCATAACTAATGAGTTTACTTCCTTGAAAATCTTCTGCattcttttgttcctttttgttgGCACAAAACTGAATGCAAAATAGCAATAACCAAATAAGCTAAATGATACAATTACAAACTAGAAATTGAAAGACAGTAACGTACCTCCACCCTGGAAGGTATATGGATTGCATAACATGCTCAAAATACAAAGCCTGTTCTCTTTGGAGTTCAAAAATCCTTCGCCCTTTTTCATAGTTGCTACCAAAAGCTGTTCTTGAAATTACATCACTAGTAAATGTTTGAACATAAGGCCACACATCTAATTCAAAAGATCCTTCTGCTGGGGCAAGGTTCTCCCATTTGCTTAACATCTCATTACAACTCAGATAAAATGCTGGCACCATGTACTAGATGTGAAGGAGAATCAAAAGCGTAAGTCTTCCAGCTTTTATGTTCTTTGTGGAGGCCAATTGTGGATTTGTCCACCTCGGCACCGTCTTGGGTACCAGGACTTCAACCTTAAGACCCTTGTACACAAGGACCAGGGTTCGAATCCTGGGGAGGCCCCCtccaagcaccaccagggagtCCAGGCCTCCCTGCTCTCCAAGACCGGTGCCGAGCAATGGACAAATCCACAATTGGCCTCCACCAAAAAAGGTAACTCAATGGGACCAGGA
Above is a genomic segment from Coffea eugenioides isolate CCC68of chromosome 5, Ceug_1.0, whole genome shotgun sequence containing:
- the LOC113772095 gene encoding cytochrome P450 CYP72A219-like produces the protein MDFFYSLIGVSSVIVLLIGAWRFLNWAWITPKKMEKSLRRQGLQGNSYRFLFGDTRDIGRMLEEAKSKPISLTDDIFPRIVPFINETMQHKGKNSFFWLGPRPAMVILDPEQVKEVFTKNFTYQKPRANPISKLLALGLASLDTEKWAKHRRLLNPAFHVEKLKYMVPAFYLSCNEMLSKWENLAPAEGSFELDVWPYVQTFTSDVISRTAFGSNYEKGRRIFELQREQALYFEHVMQSIYLPGWSFVPTKRNKRMQKIFKEVNSLVMGIINERLKEIQTGEATSDDLLGILLESNLNEIRQHGNKNGMSLEEVIEECKLFYLAGQETTSGLLAWTLILLSQHFDWQARARDEVLQVFDNNEPDISKLNHLKIVTMILNEVLRLYPPAANLFRMIPEETKLGELSLPEGMFIFVAPILLQQDKDLWGDDAKEFNPERFSEGVSKATKGNLSFFPFGWGPRTCIGQNFAMLEAKMALALILRRFSWELSPSYAHAPQVVLTLQPQYGAQLILKKP